In one window of Primulina tabacum isolate GXHZ01 chromosome 8, ASM2559414v2, whole genome shotgun sequence DNA:
- the LOC142553542 gene encoding uncharacterized protein LOC142553542 — MATESNFVQPAISEFDGHYDHWSMLTENFLRSKEYWGLVENGIPVAEEGIKLTEAQQKPIAEQKLKDLKVKDYLFQAIDRNIMKIILNKDAAKDIWDSMKQKYQGSTRVRGAQIQALGKEFEILQMKEGESVYEYFARTLAITNKIKIQGEFEGGLDG; from the exons ATGGCAACTGAAAGCAACTTTGTTCAACCAGCAATTTCTGAGTTTGATGGCCATTACGATCATTGGTCCATGCTTACGGAAAATTTTCTTCGTTCAAAGGAGTATTGGGGCTTGGTGGAGAATGGAATCCCTGTAGCAGAAGAAGGTATAAAGCTTACTGAAGCTCAACAAAAGCCAATTGCAGAACAGAAGCTAAAAGACTTGAAGGTCAAAGACTATTTGTTCCAAGCTATTGATCGGAATATTATGAAGATCATTCTCAATAAAGATGCTGCAAAAGATATCTGGGACTCTATGAAGCAGAAGTACCAAGGTTCCACAAGAGTCAGAGGAGCACAAATCCAGGCCCTTGGGAAGGAGTTTGAGATTCTACAAATGAAAGAGGGTGAAAGTGTTTATGAATACTTTGCTCGAACACTCGCCATCACAAATAAGATAAAGATTCAAG gtgagtttgagggaggacttgacgggtga